One part of the Streptococcus sp. oral taxon 431 genome encodes these proteins:
- a CDS encoding DUF956 family protein gives MAQSLNKVVDLQTTGTSYLSITGKVGKFLVGDHALEFYSDRNVEDYIQIPWSSVNQIGANVSGRKVSRHFEVFTDQGKFLFASKDSGKILKIAREKLGNDKVVKLPTLVQIIGRKIKNLFAKK, from the coding sequence ATGGCACAATCCCTCAACAAGGTCGTCGACTTGCAAACAACTGGAACCTCCTATCTCTCCATTACAGGAAAGGTTGGAAAATTTCTGGTTGGAGATCATGCGCTAGAATTTTACTCAGATCGTAATGTCGAGGACTATATTCAAATCCCATGGTCCAGCGTTAACCAAATTGGAGCCAATGTTTCAGGCCGCAAGGTTAGTCGGCATTTTGAAGTCTTTACAGATCAAGGAAAATTCCTCTTCGCCTCAAAAGACTCTGGAAAAATTCTTAAAATAGCTCGTGAAAAACTGGGAAATGACAAGGTAGTCAAACTTCCTACCTTAGTCCAAATCATTGGTCGAAAAATTAAAAATCTATTTGCAAAAAAATAG
- a CDS encoding enoyl-CoA hydratase, with protein MNHIIYQVQDDLAMLTLNRPEVANGFHIPMCQEILEALELAEKDSAVSYILINARGKVFSVGGDLVEMKRAVDEDDIASLAQIAELVNAISYKIKQIPKPVIMEVDGAVAGAAANMALAVDFCIASDKAKFIQAFVGVGLAPDAGGLFLLTRSLGATRATQLAMTGEAFTAEKALEAGAVYRMCAGDQLEKTREQLLKKLRRGSTNSYAAIKKLVWESEFKQWHEYTKLELELQETLSYTEDFKEGVRAHSERRRPKFWGK; from the coding sequence ATGAATCATATTATCTATCAAGTTCAGGACGATCTAGCGATGCTTACTCTGAATCGTCCCGAGGTAGCAAATGGCTTTCATATTCCTATGTGTCAGGAAATTTTAGAAGCCTTAGAATTAGCTGAAAAAGATAGTGCTGTTTCCTATATTCTCATAAATGCAAGAGGCAAAGTTTTTTCTGTCGGAGGGGACTTGGTAGAGATGAAACGAGCTGTCGATGAGGATGATATTGCATCCTTGGCTCAGATTGCAGAATTAGTCAATGCCATTTCTTATAAAATAAAGCAAATTCCTAAACCAGTCATTATGGAGGTGGATGGAGCAGTTGCTGGAGCTGCGGCTAATATGGCTTTGGCTGTTGACTTCTGTATTGCGTCGGACAAGGCTAAATTTATTCAAGCCTTTGTAGGCGTAGGCTTGGCTCCTGATGCGGGTGGTTTATTCTTGCTGACACGATCACTAGGAGCGACTCGGGCAACGCAGCTTGCTATGACCGGTGAAGCTTTTACAGCTGAGAAGGCTTTAGAAGCAGGTGCTGTCTACCGGATGTGTGCTGGTGATCAACTGGAAAAGACAAGAGAGCAACTGTTGAAGAAGTTGAGAAGAGGCTCTACTAACTCTTACGCAGCCATTAAGAAATTGGTCTGGGAAAGCGAGTTTAAGCAGTGGCATGAATATACCAAATTGGAACTGGAGCTACAGGAAACTCTATCTTATACCGAAGATTTTAAGGAAGGTGTTCGTGCACATTCTGAAAGAAGACGTCCAAAATTTTGGGGGAAATAA
- the fabG gene encoding 3-oxoacyl-[acyl-carrier-protein] reductase, producing MKLENKNVFITGSSRGIGLAIAHKFASLGANVVLNSRGEISEELLAEFKPYGVKVLAISGDVSDFADAKRMVDQAIEELGSVDVLVNNAGITQDTLLLKMTEVDFEKVLKVNLTGAFNMTQAVLKQMLKAREGAIINMSSVVGLMGNIGQANYAASKAGLIGFTKSVAREVANRNVRVNAIAPGMIESDMTAVLSDKVKDAMLAQIPMKQFGQAEQVAEVTAFLASQDYLTGQVIAIDGGLTMQ from the coding sequence ATGAAACTAGAAAATAAAAATGTCTTTATCACAGGCTCAAGTCGAGGAATTGGTCTTGCCATTGCTCATAAATTTGCCAGCTTGGGAGCCAATGTTGTCTTGAATAGTCGTGGTGAAATCTCTGAGGAGCTTCTAGCCGAATTTAAACCATACGGAGTGAAGGTCCTTGCTATTTCTGGTGACGTTTCTGATTTTGCGGACGCAAAGCGTATGGTGGACCAAGCCATTGAAGAGCTAGGTTCAGTTGATGTTTTAGTCAACAATGCCGGGATTACCCAAGACACTCTCCTGCTCAAGATGACAGAAGTAGACTTTGAGAAGGTCTTAAAAGTCAATCTTACGGGTGCCTTCAATATGACACAAGCAGTCTTGAAACAGATGCTAAAAGCTCGTGAAGGTGCCATTATCAATATGTCCAGTGTTGTTGGTTTGATGGGAAATATCGGTCAAGCAAACTACGCTGCTTCAAAGGCAGGATTGATTGGTTTTACCAAGTCTGTAGCACGTGAGGTTGCTAATCGTAATGTGAGAGTAAATGCTATTGCGCCAGGAATGATTGAATCAGATATGACAGCAGTTCTATCTGATAAGGTCAAAGATGCTATGTTAGCACAAATTCCGATGAAACAATTTGGCCAAGCTGAGCAAGTCGCAGAGGTCACAGCCTTTCTTGCAAGTCAAGATTATCTAACGGGACAGGTCATTGCAATTGATGGTGGACTAACCATGCAATAA
- the fabK gene encoding enoyl-[acyl-carrier-protein] reductase FabK, whose amino-acid sequence MKTRITELLNIKYPIFQGGMAWVADGDLAGAVSKAGGLGIIGGGNAPKEVVKANIDKIKSLTDKPFGVNIMLLSPFVEDIVDLVIEEGVKVVTTGAGNPSKYMERFHEAGITVIPVVPSVALAKRMEKIGADAVIAEGMEAGGHIGKLTTMTLVRQVVAAVSIPVIAAGGIADGEGAAAGFMLGAEAVQVGTRFVVAKESNAHPNYKAKILKARDIDTTISAQHFGHAVRAIKNKLTRDFEQAEKDAFKQENPDLEIFEQMGAGALAKAVVHGDVDGGSVMAGQIAGLVSKEETVEEILKGIYYGAAEKIQAEAARWAGVTRND is encoded by the coding sequence ATGAAAACACGTATTACAGAATTATTGAATATTAAATATCCTATCTTTCAGGGAGGAATGGCCTGGGTTGCTGATGGTGACCTGGCGGGTGCTGTTTCAAAAGCAGGTGGTCTGGGTATCATTGGTGGAGGAAATGCTCCCAAGGAAGTGGTTAAGGCCAATATCGATAAGATTAAATCATTAACAGACAAGCCATTTGGTGTCAACATTATGCTTTTGTCTCCATTTGTTGAAGATATCGTTGATCTTGTGATTGAAGAAGGGGTTAAGGTTGTTACAACTGGCGCAGGGAATCCAAGTAAATACATGGAACGATTCCATGAGGCAGGGATTACTGTTATTCCAGTTGTCCCAAGTGTGGCTTTGGCAAAACGCATGGAAAAAATTGGTGCGGATGCCGTCATTGCTGAAGGTATGGAAGCTGGGGGACACATTGGCAAGTTAACAACTATGACCTTGGTTCGTCAAGTTGTAGCTGCTGTTTCAATTCCTGTTATTGCTGCTGGAGGTATAGCAGACGGCGAGGGTGCAGCTGCTGGCTTTATGCTTGGTGCAGAAGCTGTGCAAGTAGGAACTCGTTTTGTAGTTGCTAAAGAATCAAATGCTCATCCAAACTATAAAGCTAAAATTTTAAAAGCTCGTGATATTGACACAACTATCTCAGCACAACATTTTGGACACGCAGTTCGTGCCATTAAAAACAAATTGACTCGTGATTTCGAGCAAGCTGAAAAAGATGCCTTCAAACAAGAAAATCCAGATTTAGAAATTTTTGAACAAATGGGCGCAGGAGCCTTAGCTAAGGCTGTTGTCCATGGTGATGTAGATGGCGGTTCAGTGATGGCTGGTCAGATTGCAGGTCTGGTTTCGAAAGAAGAAACTGTTGAAGAAATCTTAAAAGGTATTTACTACGGTGCAGCTGAAAAGATTCAAGCAGAAGCTGCTCGTTGGGCAGGAGTTACAAGAAATGACTAA
- the fabD gene encoding ACP S-malonyltransferase codes for MTKTAFLFAGQGAQYLGMGRELYDQYAIVKETIDQASQVLGYDLRDLIDNDETKLNQTRYTQAAILATSVAIYRLLKEKGFQPDIVAGLSLGEYSALVASGALDFEDAVALVAKRGAYMEEAAPAGSGKMVAVLNTPVEVIEKACQEASKLGVVTPANYNTPSQIVIGGEVVAVDRTVELLQEAGAKRLIPLNVSGPFHTALLEPASQKLAQALTEIEFSDFACPLVGNTEAKVMEKERIAELLTRQVKEPVRFYESIALMQETGVNRFIEIGPGKILSGFVKKIDKTAQLANVEDQASLQALLEN; via the coding sequence ATGACTAAAACAGCCTTTCTATTTGCAGGTCAAGGAGCCCAGTACCTAGGAATGGGACGTGAGCTATACGACCAATATGCTATCGTCAAGGAAACTATCGACCAAGCTAGCCAAGTCTTAGGGTATGACCTTCGGGATTTGATTGACAATGATGAAACGAAACTAAATCAGACTCGTTACACACAAGCAGCTATTTTGGCTACATCCGTTGCCATTTACCGACTACTAAAGGAGAAAGGTTTCCAACCAGATATAGTGGCAGGCCTGTCTCTTGGAGAATATTCTGCCCTTGTAGCTAGTGGTGCCTTGGATTTCGAAGATGCAGTGGCTCTAGTTGCTAAACGTGGGGCTTATATGGAAGAAGCAGCACCTGCAGGGTCTGGTAAAATGGTAGCTGTGCTTAATACACCGGTTGAAGTAATTGAAAAAGCTTGTCAAGAAGCCTCTAAACTTGGTGTTGTAACTCCAGCTAACTACAATACGCCGAGTCAAATTGTTATTGGTGGTGAGGTAGTAGCGGTAGATCGTACAGTTGAACTTTTGCAAGAGGCCGGAGCAAAACGTTTAATTCCGCTCAATGTTTCGGGTCCTTTCCATACAGCTTTATTGGAACCTGCTAGTCAAAAATTAGCTCAAGCCTTGACAGAGATTGAGTTTTCTGATTTTGCTTGTCCACTTGTTGGAAATACAGAAGCAAAGGTCATGGAAAAAGAACGCATTGCAGAACTCTTGACTCGTCAAGTTAAGGAACCGGTGCGTTTTTATGAAAGTATTGCTCTTATGCAAGAAACTGGTGTGAATCGTTTTATCGAGATTGGTCCTGGGAAGATCTTGTCAGGATTTGTCAAAAAGATTGATAAAACTGCTCAACTGGCTAATGTGGAAGATCAAGCAAGTTTACAAGCACTCTTAGAAAATTAG
- the accB gene encoding acetyl-CoA carboxylase biotin carboxyl carrier protein produces the protein MNLNEIKDLMAQFDQSSLKEFSYKNGTDELLFSKNEAKLVAETSPAPQPVLPAAAPTVAPQAPTTIPDVETVSESSTTGSVAEGDLVESPLVGVAYLAAGPDKPNFVSVGDTVKKGQTLVIIEAMKVMNEIPAPKDGVVTEILVENEEMVEFGKGLVRIK, from the coding sequence ATGAATTTAAATGAAATCAAAGACTTGATGGCTCAATTTGACCAGTCAAGCTTGAAAGAATTTTCTTATAAAAATGGAACGGATGAGTTGCTCTTCAGTAAGAATGAAGCAAAACTTGTTGCAGAAACAAGTCCAGCACCTCAACCTGTGCTTCCAGCAGCTGCACCTACAGTTGCACCACAAGCTCCAACTACAATACCAGATGTAGAAACAGTTTCAGAATCAAGCACTACTGGATCTGTAGCTGAGGGGGACCTTGTAGAGAGTCCACTTGTCGGAGTTGCTTACTTGGCTGCCGGACCAGACAAACCTAATTTTGTTTCAGTCGGTGATACTGTTAAAAAAGGCCAAACCCTGGTCATCATCGAAGCTATGAAGGTCATGAACGAAATTCCAGCACCTAAAGATGGTGTCGTAACAGAAATTCTTGTTGAAAATGAAGAAATGGTTGAGTTCGGGAAAGGCTTGGTACGTATCAAATGA
- a CDS encoding beta-ketoacyl-ACP synthase III, giving the protein MAFAKISQVAHYVPEQIVTNEDLAQVMDTSDEWISSRTGIKERRISKTESTGDLATAVAKQLLEKSGISAEELDFIILATMTPDSMMPSTAARVQARIGARKAFAFDLTAACSGFTFALSTAEKFISSGRFGKGLVIGSETMSKTLDWTDRSTAVLFGDGAGGVLLEASDKQHFLAESLNSDGSRSECLTYGQTGLTSPFSVQEKPDAFLKMDGRAVFDFAIRDVAKSIKETIEMSPVSAEELDYLLLHQANNRILDKMARKIGVDRDKLPANMTKYGNTSAASIPILLSECVEEGLIHLNGSQKILLSGFGGGLTWGTLVVTI; this is encoded by the coding sequence ATGGCTTTTGCAAAAATAAGCCAGGTTGCTCATTATGTACCAGAGCAGATTGTCACAAATGAGGATTTAGCTCAGGTTATGGATACGAGTGATGAATGGATTTCAAGTCGAACTGGGATTAAGGAACGTCGCATTTCTAAGACAGAATCAACAGGAGATTTGGCAACGGCAGTTGCAAAACAACTCCTAGAGAAGTCAGGGATTTCTGCTGAAGAGTTGGATTTTATCATCCTAGCTACGATGACACCTGACTCAATGATGCCTTCTACTGCAGCACGTGTACAGGCTCGTATTGGTGCTCGTAAGGCCTTTGCATTTGATCTAACTGCTGCTTGTAGTGGTTTCACCTTTGCCCTTTCAACTGCTGAGAAATTCATATCATCTGGACGATTTGGCAAGGGCTTGGTCATCGGTAGTGAAACTATGTCCAAAACCTTGGACTGGACAGATCGTTCAACAGCTGTCCTATTTGGAGATGGAGCTGGTGGCGTCTTGTTAGAAGCAAGTGATAAGCAACATTTCCTAGCGGAGAGTCTCAATAGCGATGGTTCACGTAGTGAGTGCTTGACCTATGGACAGACAGGTTTGACTTCCCCATTTTCAGTTCAAGAAAAGCCAGACGCTTTCTTGAAAATGGATGGCCGAGCAGTTTTTGACTTTGCAATTCGAGATGTTGCTAAGTCTATCAAAGAGACCATAGAGATGAGTCCTGTATCTGCAGAAGAACTAGACTATCTCCTGCTTCATCAGGCCAATAACCGTATCTTGGATAAAATGGCTAGAAAAATCGGTGTAGATCGTGATAAGCTTCCCGCAAATATGACCAAGTATGGCAATACGAGTGCGGCAAGTATTCCGATTTTGCTTTCAGAGTGTGTAGAAGAAGGCTTAATCCATTTGAATGGTAGCCAAAAAATACTCTTATCAGGCTTCGGTGGAGGTTTGACATGGGGCACACTTGTTGTTACAATTTAG
- a CDS encoding aspartate kinase: MKVVKFGGSSLASASQLEKVLNIVKSDPERRFVVVSAPGKRNSEDTKVTDALIKYYRDYVAGNDISKRQNWIIDRYAAMVSELKLKPTVLEKISKSIRALATLPIEDNKFLYDTFLAAGENNNAKLIAAYFNQNGLEARYVHPREAGIVVTSEPGNARIIPSSYDKIEELTNSTEVLVIPGFFGVTKEDQICTFSRGGSDITGSIIAAGVKADLYENFTDVDGIFAAHPGIIHKPHSIPELTYREMRELAYAGFSVLHDEALLPAYRGKIPLVIKNTNNPEHPGTRIVLKHSSDEFPVVGIAGDSGFVSINMSKYLMNREIGFGRKVLQILEDLNIGWEHMPTGIDDLSIILRSRELTPIKEEEILRQLVQKAEVDHAEIEHDLSIIMIVGEKMKRHIGVTATATRALSENKINIQMMSQGSSEVSIMFVVHKDQEKAALKALYQAFFGENKEG; encoded by the coding sequence ATGAAGGTTGTTAAATTTGGTGGAAGCTCGCTTGCCTCTGCTAGTCAGTTAGAAAAAGTTTTAAATATTGTCAAAAGTGATCCAGAACGTCGTTTTGTGGTTGTATCTGCACCTGGTAAACGCAATTCTGAAGATACCAAGGTGACAGATGCCTTGATTAAATACTACCGCGACTATGTAGCTGGTAATGATATCAGTAAACGTCAAAACTGGATTATTGATCGCTATGCTGCCATGGTTAGTGAGCTAAAACTCAAACCAACAGTTCTAGAAAAAATCTCAAAAAGCATCCGTGCTCTTGCAACTCTTCCAATTGAAGATAATAAGTTTCTCTATGATACCTTTCTAGCAGCTGGAGAAAATAACAATGCCAAGTTGATTGCAGCCTACTTTAACCAAAATGGCTTGGAGGCGCGTTATGTTCATCCTAGAGAAGCTGGTATCGTTGTGACAAGCGAACCTGGAAATGCGCGAATCATCCCATCAAGTTATGATAAAATCGAGGAATTGACAAATTCAACTGAAGTTCTTGTTATCCCTGGTTTCTTCGGTGTTACTAAAGAAGATCAAATTTGTACCTTCTCACGTGGGGGATCAGATATTACTGGTTCTATCATCGCTGCTGGTGTCAAAGCTGACCTCTATGAAAACTTTACTGATGTAGATGGAATCTTTGCAGCTCACCCTGGTATTATCCATAAACCACACTCTATCCCTGAATTAACCTACCGTGAAATGCGTGAATTGGCCTATGCAGGATTCTCTGTACTACACGATGAAGCACTTCTACCTGCCTACCGTGGGAAAATTCCTCTTGTCATTAAAAATACCAACAATCCTGAGCATCCAGGTACTCGTATCGTTCTAAAACACAGTAGTGATGAATTTCCAGTTGTAGGAATTGCTGGTGATTCAGGATTTGTCAGCATTAATATGTCTAAGTATCTGATGAACCGCGAGATCGGTTTTGGTCGCAAAGTTCTTCAGATTCTTGAGGACCTTAATATTGGTTGGGAACACATGCCAACTGGTATCGATGACCTGTCTATCATCTTACGTTCACGAGAATTAACTCCGATCAAGGAAGAAGAAATCCTTCGTCAATTAGTCCAAAAAGCAGAGGTAGACCACGCTGAAATCGAACACGACCTCTCTATCATTATGATTGTTGGGGAAAAAATGAAGCGTCATATCGGGGTAACTGCTACAGCTACTCGTGCCTTATCTGAGAACAAGATCAACATTCAAATGATGTCACAAGGTTCTAGTGAAGTTTCTATCATGTTTGTTGTCCATAAAGACCAAGAAAAAGCCGCTCTTAAAGCTCTCTACCAAGCATTTTTCGGTGAAAATAAGGAAGGCTAA
- the fabZ gene encoding 3-hydroxyacyl-ACP dehydratase FabZ produces MIDIQGIKEALPHRYPMLLVDRVLEVSEDTIVAIKNVTINEPFFNGHFPAYPVMPGVLIMEALAQTAGVLELSKPENKGKLVFYAGMDKVKFKKQVVPGDQLVMTATFVKRRGTIAVVEAKAEVDGKLAASGTLTFAIGN; encoded by the coding sequence ATGATTGATATTCAAGGAATTAAAGAGGCTTTACCGCACCGCTATCCCATGCTCTTAGTGGATCGTGTTTTAGAAGTCAGTGAAGATACCATCGTTGCCATTAAAAATGTAACAATTAACGAACCTTTCTTCAATGGGCACTTCCCAGCTTATCCTGTGATGCCAGGTGTATTAATCATGGAAGCTTTGGCACAAACAGCAGGTGTTTTGGAATTATCAAAACCTGAAAACAAAGGGAAGCTTGTCTTCTATGCTGGTATGGACAAAGTCAAATTTAAGAAGCAAGTTGTTCCTGGTGATCAGCTTGTCATGACAGCAACGTTTGTCAAACGTCGTGGCACAATCGCCGTAGTAGAAGCGAAGGCAGAAGTAGATGGTAAGCTTGCAGCAAGCGGGACTCTGACCTTTGCTATTGGAAACTAG
- the serS gene encoding serine--tRNA ligase — protein sequence MLDIKRIRTDFDAVAEKLATRGVDAAILNEMKEIDAKRRDILVKVETLKAERNTVSAEIAQAKRNKENADDKIAAMQTLSAEVKALDAELAEIDAKLTEFTTTLPNIPADSVPIGADEDDNVEVRRWGTPREFDFEPKAHWDLGEDLGILDWERGGKVTGARFLFYKGLGARLERAIYNFMLDEHGKEGYTEVITPYMVNHDSMFGTGQYPKFKEDTFELKDTNYVLIPTAEVPLTNYYRDEILDGKDLPIYFTAMSPSFRSEAGSAGRDTRGLIRLHQFHKVEMVKFAKPEESYEELEKMTANAENILQKLNLPYRVVALSTGDMGFSAAKTYDLEVWIPAQNTYREISSCSNTEDFQARRAQIRYRDEADGKVKLLHTLNGSGLAVGRTVAAILENYQNEDGSVTIPEVLRPYMGGVEVIKP from the coding sequence ATGTTAGATATCAAACGTATTCGTACAGACTTTGATGCTGTCGCTGAAAAACTAGCTACACGTGGTGTAGATGCTGCTATCTTGAACGAGATGAAAGAAATCGATGCTAAACGTCGTGACATCTTGGTGAAGGTTGAAACCCTTAAGGCTGAGCGTAACACGGTTTCTGCTGAAATTGCTCAAGCTAAACGTAACAAGGAAAATGCAGATGATAAGATTGCTGCTATGCAAACCCTCTCTGCCGAGGTAAAAGCTCTTGATGCTGAATTGGCAGAAATCGATGCGAAATTGACTGAATTTACTACTACACTTCCAAATATCCCAGCTGATAGCGTGCCTATCGGTGCAGACGAAGATGATAACGTAGAAGTTCGCCGTTGGGGAACTCCTCGTGAGTTTGACTTTGAACCAAAAGCCCACTGGGATCTCGGAGAAGACCTTGGTATTCTTGACTGGGAACGTGGTGGAAAAGTCACTGGAGCTCGTTTCCTCTTCTATAAAGGCCTCGGAGCTCGCTTGGAACGTGCCATCTACAACTTTATGCTAGATGAGCATGGTAAGGAAGGTTATACTGAAGTCATCACGCCTTACATGGTTAACCATGATTCTATGTTCGGTACTGGTCAATATCCAAAATTCAAAGAAGATACATTTGAATTGAAAGATACGAACTACGTCCTCATTCCTACTGCTGAAGTTCCTCTGACCAACTACTACCGTGATGAAATTCTTGACGGAAAAGACTTGCCAATCTACTTTACTGCTATGAGTCCATCATTCCGTTCTGAAGCTGGTTCAGCTGGTCGTGATACTCGTGGTTTGATTCGTTTACACCAATTCCACAAGGTAGAAATGGTGAAATTTGCCAAACCTGAAGAGTCATACGAAGAACTAGAAAAGATGACAGCCAACGCTGAAAACATCCTTCAAAAACTCAACCTTCCATACCGTGTGGTTGCTCTCTCTACTGGAGATATGGGCTTCTCTGCTGCTAAGACTTATGACTTGGAAGTATGGATCCCTGCTCAAAATACCTACCGTGAAATCTCAAGCTGTTCAAATACAGAAGATTTCCAAGCTCGTCGTGCCCAAATCCGTTACCGTGATGAAGCCGATGGTAAGGTTAAACTTCTTCATACTTTGAATGGTTCTGGACTTGCTGTTGGACGTACAGTCGCTGCTATCCTTGAAAACTATCAAAACGAAGATGGTTCTGTTACCATTCCAGAAGTTCTTCGTCCATACATGGGTGGAGTTGAAGTTATCAAACCATAA
- a CDS encoding acyl carrier protein, translated as MAVFEKVQEIIVEELGKDASEVTLESTFDDLEADSLDLFQVISEIEDAFDIQIEAEDNLKTVGDLVAYVEEQTK; from the coding sequence ATGGCAGTATTTGAAAAAGTACAAGAAATTATCGTTGAAGAACTTGGAAAAGACGCATCAGAAGTAACACTTGAATCTACTTTTGATGATTTGGAAGCAGATTCATTGGACTTGTTCCAAGTAATCTCTGAAATCGAAGATGCTTTTGATATCCAAATCGAAGCAGAAGACAACTTGAAAACAGTTGGTGACTTGGTTGCTTATGTTGAAGAGCAAACAAAATAA
- the fabT gene encoding fatty acid biosynthesis transcriptional regulator FabT: protein MDYQRINDYLTSIFNNVLVIEEVSLRGSRFKDISIKEMHTIDVIGKFPDVTPSQVSKELMVTLGTVTTSLNNLERKGYIERLRSDQDRRVVHLHLTKKGRLVHRLHKRFHKAMVERIIEGMSPEEMDVMSKGLTNLYQFLEDLK from the coding sequence TTGGACTACCAACGGATCAATGACTATTTAACATCTATTTTTAATAACGTCCTGGTGATTGAGGAAGTGAGTTTGAGAGGTAGTCGTTTCAAGGATATCTCCATCAAGGAAATGCACACGATTGATGTGATCGGCAAGTTTCCAGATGTGACTCCAAGTCAAGTGTCCAAAGAGTTGATGGTAACTCTAGGAACCGTGACAACTAGCTTAAACAACTTGGAACGAAAAGGTTATATCGAGCGCTTGCGATCAGATCAGGATCGTCGTGTAGTACATCTGCATTTGACAAAGAAAGGTCGCTTGGTACATCGGCTCCATAAACGTTTCCATAAGGCCATGGTCGAAAGAATTATCGAAGGTATGAGCCCAGAGGAAATGGACGTTATGAGTAAAGGTTTGACCAATCTTTATCAATTTTTGGAGGATTTGAAATAA
- the fabF gene encoding beta-ketoacyl-ACP synthase II encodes MKLNRVVVTGYGLTSPIGNTPEEFWNSLKNGKIGIGEITKFDHSSFDVHNAAEIQDFPFDKYFVKKDTNRFDDYSLYALYAAQEAVNNANLDVETLDRDRFGVIVASGIGGIKEIEDQVLRLHDKGPKRVKPLTLPKALPNMAAGNVAMRFGANGICKSINTACASSNDAIGDAFRSIKFGFQDIMLVGGSESSITPFAIAGFQALTALSTTEDPSRASIPFDKDRNGFVMGEGSGMLVLESLEHAEKRGATILAEVVGYGNTCDAYHMTSPHPEGQGAIKAIKLALEEAEITPDQVAYVNAHGTSTPANEKGESGAIVTVLGKEVPVSSTKSFTGHLLGAAGAVEAIATIEAIRNNYVPMTAGTTELSEYIEANVIYGQGVEREIPYAISNTFGFGGHNAVLAFKRWENK; translated from the coding sequence ATGAAACTAAATCGTGTAGTAGTAACAGGTTATGGATTGACATCTCCAATTGGGAACACACCAGAAGAATTTTGGAACAGTCTTAAAAATGGAAAGATTGGAATTGGTGAAATCACCAAATTTGATCACAGTTCTTTTGACGTTCATAATGCGGCAGAGATCCAGGATTTTCCGTTTGATAAATACTTTGTAAAAAAAGATACCAATCGTTTTGATGACTATTCTTTGTATGCCTTGTATGCAGCTCAAGAAGCAGTGAACAATGCTAATCTTGATGTAGAGACTCTTGATAGAGACCGCTTTGGTGTCATCGTTGCATCAGGTATCGGTGGAATTAAAGAAATTGAAGATCAAGTGCTTCGACTTCATGATAAGGGACCAAAACGTGTAAAACCATTGACACTTCCAAAAGCTTTGCCAAACATGGCTGCAGGAAATGTTGCTATGCGCTTTGGGGCAAATGGGATTTGTAAATCTATCAATACAGCTTGTGCTTCATCAAATGATGCTATCGGAGATGCCTTCCGTTCTATTAAGTTTGGTTTCCAAGATATCATGTTGGTTGGTGGTTCAGAATCATCTATTACTCCATTTGCGATTGCAGGTTTTCAAGCCTTAACAGCTCTTTCAACAACGGAAGATCCATCTCGTGCTTCTATTCCATTTGATAAGGATCGTAATGGATTTGTTATGGGTGAAGGATCAGGTATGTTGGTTCTTGAAAGTTTAGAGCATGCTGAAAAACGTGGTGCAACTATCCTAGCTGAAGTTGTTGGTTACGGTAACACTTGTGATGCCTATCATATGACTTCACCACATCCAGAAGGACAAGGTGCTATTAAAGCTATCAAACTTGCCTTGGAGGAAGCTGAGATTACACCAGACCAAGTAGCTTATGTCAATGCTCACGGTACATCAACTCCTGCTAATGAAAAGGGAGAAAGTGGAGCGATTGTAACTGTTCTTGGTAAGGAAGTACCTGTATCTTCAACTAAGTCATTTACAGGACACTTGCTCGGTGCAGCGGGTGCAGTTGAAGCCATTGCAACAATTGAAGCAATCCGTAACAACTATGTACCGATGACAGCTGGAACTACAGAATTGTCAGAATACATTGAAGCAAACGTTATTTATGGACAAGGCGTGGAACGTGAGATTCCATATGCTATCTCAAATACTTTTGGATTTGGTGGGCATAATGCAGTTCTTGCTTTCAAACGTTGGGAGAATAAGTAA